A single Pseudomonas brassicacearum DNA region contains:
- a CDS encoding SMI1/KNR4 family protein produces MEEIIEQLREANEPVPVPLELPDEDLLVEIEEQLFIDIPFVFREFLLTVSDVVYGSLEPVTVTDPQSHTYLPDVAANAWDAGVDRSLIPICQDGDDYYCVEEDGTVVLWQAEEELIAEETWESVWHWARDVWLES; encoded by the coding sequence GTGGAAGAAATCATCGAACAATTGCGTGAAGCCAACGAGCCCGTACCGGTCCCGCTGGAGTTGCCCGACGAAGACTTGCTGGTAGAGATCGAAGAGCAGCTGTTCATCGATATCCCATTCGTCTTCAGGGAGTTTTTGCTGACCGTCAGCGATGTCGTCTATGGCAGCCTGGAACCGGTGACCGTCACCGATCCACAATCCCACACCTACCTGCCAGATGTGGCCGCCAATGCCTGGGATGCCGGCGTCGACCGCAGCCTGATCCCGATCTGCCAGGACGGCGACGATTATTATTGCGTCGAGGAAGACGGCACTGTGGTGCTCTGGCAGGCCGAAGAAGAACTGATCGCCGAAGAGACCTGGGAATCGGTCTGGCACTGGGCCCGGGATGTCTGGCTGGAAAGCTGA
- a CDS encoding cation:proton antiporter, with product MHAISFIQDLAIIMMAAGLVTVLFHRFKQPVVLGYIVAGFIIGPHTPPFGFIHDEDTIRTLAELGVIFLMFCLGLEFSLRKLFKVGATAFIAAFLEIVLMIWIGYEIGRWFEWSTMDSLFLGAILAISSTTIIVKALNDLKMKNERFAQLIFGVLIVEDILGIGIIALLSSIAVSGTVSSGEVFSTVGKLSLFMIVALVIGILLVPRVLAYVAKFDSNEMLLITVLGLCFGFCLLVVKLEYSMVLGAFLIGAIMAESRQLLKIERLVEPVRDLFSAIFFVAIGLMLDPAILLQYAWPIAVITGAVVLGKMLSCGVGAFIAGNDGRTSLRVGMGLSQIGEFSFIIASLGMTLQVTSDFLYPVAVAVSVLTTLLTPYLIRAADPLSVKLATFMPQRLTRVLGMYGEWLRSIQPHGEGAMVASMIRRILLQVGVNLALVIAIFVSGGYFAERMSAYLQAWISDPSWQKALIWGGALLLSLPFLIAAYRKLKALSMLLAEMGVKPEMAGRHTQRVRRVIAEVIPILSLLVIFLLLAALSASILPTNKLLVLIAVVATAVAALLWRWFIRLHTRMQVALLETLDNHKDSSGH from the coding sequence ATGCATGCCATCAGTTTCATTCAAGACTTGGCGATCATCATGATGGCTGCGGGGCTGGTAACCGTACTCTTTCATCGTTTCAAGCAACCGGTGGTACTGGGCTACATCGTGGCCGGCTTCATCATTGGCCCGCATACGCCGCCGTTCGGTTTTATCCACGACGAAGACACGATCAGGACCCTGGCCGAGCTCGGGGTGATTTTCCTGATGTTTTGCCTGGGCCTGGAATTCAGCCTGCGCAAACTGTTCAAGGTCGGGGCCACGGCCTTCATCGCGGCGTTCCTCGAAATCGTGCTGATGATCTGGATCGGTTATGAAATCGGCCGCTGGTTCGAGTGGAGCACCATGGACTCGCTGTTCCTCGGCGCGATCTTGGCCATTTCCTCCACTACCATCATCGTCAAGGCCCTCAACGACCTGAAGATGAAGAACGAGCGCTTCGCGCAGCTGATTTTCGGGGTGTTGATCGTCGAGGACATCCTGGGCATTGGCATCATCGCCTTGCTGTCGAGCATTGCCGTCAGCGGCACCGTAAGCTCCGGCGAAGTGTTCTCCACGGTAGGCAAGTTGTCGCTGTTCATGATCGTCGCTTTGGTCATCGGTATTTTGCTGGTGCCGAGGGTGCTGGCCTACGTGGCGAAGTTCGACAGCAACGAAATGCTACTGATTACCGTGCTGGGCCTGTGTTTCGGCTTCTGTCTGCTGGTGGTGAAGCTGGAATACAGCATGGTGCTTGGGGCGTTCCTGATCGGTGCGATCATGGCCGAGTCCCGGCAACTGCTGAAAATCGAGCGGCTGGTGGAGCCGGTGCGGGATCTGTTCAGCGCGATCTTCTTTGTCGCCATCGGGCTGATGCTCGACCCGGCGATATTGCTGCAATACGCCTGGCCGATTGCGGTAATTACCGGCGCAGTGGTGCTCGGCAAGATGTTGTCCTGCGGCGTCGGGGCCTTTATCGCCGGCAACGACGGACGCACCTCGCTGCGAGTTGGGATGGGGCTTTCGCAGATCGGCGAATTTTCTTTCATCATTGCGTCGTTGGGGATGACCCTGCAGGTCACCAGCGATTTCCTCTATCCGGTCGCGGTTGCCGTCTCGGTATTGACCACACTGCTGACGCCGTACCTGATCCGGGCCGCTGACCCGTTGTCCGTCAAGTTGGCAACGTTCATGCCGCAACGGCTGACGCGGGTGCTTGGGATGTATGGCGAATGGCTGCGCAGTATCCAGCCCCATGGTGAAGGTGCGATGGTGGCGTCGATGATCCGGCGGATTTTGCTGCAGGTTGGGGTCAACCTGGCGTTGGTGATCGCGATCTTTGTTTCGGGCGGTTATTTCGCCGAGCGAATGTCGGCTTACCTGCAAGCGTGGATCAGCGACCCGAGCTGGCAGAAGGCCTTGATTTGGGGCGGTGCGTTGCTGCTGTCGCTACCCTTCCTGATCGCCGCCTATCGCAAGCTCAAGGCGCTGTCGATGCTGCTGGCAGAGATGGGTGTGAAACCGGAAATGGCTGGCCGCCACACCCAGCGAGTGCGTCGGGTGATCGCCGAAGTGATCCCGATTCTCTCGCTGCTGGTGATTTTCCTGCTATTGGCAGCCTTGTCGGCCAGCATTCTGCCGACCAACAAGTTGCTCGTACTGATCGCCGTGGTGGCGACTGCCGTGGCGGCACTGCTCTGGCGCTGGTTCATCCGCCTGCATACGCGAATGCAGGTGGCCTTGCTTGAAACCCTGGACAACCACAAGGACTCGTCCGGGCATTGA
- a CDS encoding Tim44 domain-containing protein yields the protein MKRFLSIAMALCIGLTMAIDANAAKRFGGGKSSGAAPTHQTSQMAPSSAAGSTAATAGAAGAAGAATKASGASRWLGPLAGIAAGGLLASMFMGDGFQGMQIFDILIMAVIAFLVFRFIAARRRKQQEQFAPAGHAPMQREVFNQQPASGSIFGGSAAPVTARPVINAPAWFNEQRFIEAARSHFMSLQQHWDANEMDKISEFVTPQLLEFLKRERAELGDGFQSTYIDNLTVQLDGVDDRADKTIATLTFSGVSKDSRFDKGEAFSESWNMERAQGDDQPWLVAGIRQNG from the coding sequence ATGAAACGTTTTCTTAGCATCGCCATGGCGCTGTGCATTGGCCTGACGATGGCCATCGACGCCAATGCCGCCAAGCGCTTTGGCGGTGGTAAAAGCTCGGGCGCTGCCCCGACTCACCAAACCAGCCAGATGGCACCGTCTTCTGCCGCTGGCTCTACCGCTGCCACCGCAGGCGCTGCCGGTGCCGCAGGCGCTGCCACCAAGGCCAGCGGTGCTTCGCGCTGGCTCGGCCCCCTGGCCGGCATCGCCGCCGGTGGCCTGCTCGCCTCCATGTTCATGGGCGACGGGTTCCAGGGCATGCAGATCTTCGACATCCTGATCATGGCGGTCATCGCCTTCCTGGTCTTCCGTTTCATTGCCGCCCGTCGTCGCAAGCAGCAGGAGCAATTCGCTCCGGCCGGCCACGCGCCGATGCAGCGTGAAGTGTTCAACCAGCAGCCGGCCAGTGGTTCGATCTTCGGTGGTTCGGCAGCGCCTGTGACCGCCCGTCCGGTCATCAATGCGCCGGCCTGGTTCAACGAGCAACGCTTCATCGAAGCTGCGCGTAGCCACTTCATGTCCCTGCAGCAACATTGGGACGCGAACGAAATGGACAAGATCTCTGAGTTCGTGACCCCGCAATTGCTGGAGTTCCTCAAGCGCGAGCGGGCCGAACTGGGCGATGGCTTCCAGTCCACCTACATCGACAATCTGACCGTACAACTGGATGGCGTCGACGATCGCGCCGACAAGACCATCGCCACCCTGACCTTCAGCGGTGTGTCGAAGGATTCTCGCTTCGACAAGGGCGAAGCGTTCAGCGAAAGCTGGAACATGGAACGTGCCCAGGGCGATGACCAGCCTTGGCTGGTGGCCGGTATCCGCCAGAACGGTTGA